The Sporichthyaceae bacterium region GGCTGCAGCGACAACGACGTGGTGCTCGCAATGTGCGCCGACGTGCTGCGCACCTGGCTGATCGCGCATGACGCGCTGCCGGACCGACCTCTGGTCGTGGGCGTTCCGGTCTCGTTGCGCGGCCGGGCATCGGACGCGACGCAGGGCGGCAACCAGATCTCGATGATGATCGCCCCGTTGCCGACCGACCTGGCGGACCCGGCCGAGCGACTGCGGGCGGTCGCCGAGGCGATGTTGGTGGCCAAACGGCGGCAGACCGCGATGCCCGAGGACTGGCTGGCCGACATCACCGACCTGGTGCCCGCGATGTTCACCGGCTTGACCGCCCGCGCTGTGGGGCGGGTGCTGCACGGGGCCGGCCGGCACCCGGTGAACCTGTTGATCTCTTCGGTGCCGGGCCCGCACATCCCGCTGTATCTGGCCGGGGCGCGGATGGTCGCCCACTACCCGGTGTCCGCGATCTCCGACGCTCTGGGCGGGCTGAACATCACCGTGGTCGGGCACGACGGCGATCTGGACTTCGGTTTCGTCGCCTGTCCGCGGCTGGTGCCCGACCCGGCGGAGCTCGCCGACCGGGTGCCACTGGCGCTGGCCGACCTACTGGCCGCTGCTCCGGGCCAGTGACGCGGTGCGGGTGATCGCGTCCCACAACACCGGCCACAGCTCCATCGGCATGTCGTGGCCCATGCCGGGCACCAACACCAACTCGGCTCCCGGAATCGCCCGCGCGGTCGCCTTGCCGCCGCTGACATGCACCAACGGATCGGCGGTGCCGTGGATGACAACCGTCGGCACGCGAATGCCGGCCAGCGCTGCGGTGCGATCCGGGGAGGCCACGATCGCGGCGATCTGCCGCATGGTGCCGGCCGGGTTCAGCCCGCGACGGTAGGTGCGTCGGGCGCGATCTGCCTGGCGGGGGACGGCGGTCGCCATAAACCGGGCCGAACCGATACGCCGGTAGCCGGCCACACTGCGCTCGACGTAGGCCTCCTCGCCGGGCGGCCAGGCGGCGAACATCCGGGCCAGGATTCGGGGCGCCACCCAGCCCACCTTGCGGGAACCGGTGGTGGACATCATCGAGGTCAGCGACAGCACCCGCTGCGGGGACTGGATGGCGATCTCCTGGGCGATCATCCCGCCCATGGACACCCCGACCACATGCGCGCCGGCGACCCCGAGGTGGTCCAGCAGCCCCACCGCGTCCGCGGCCATGTCCTCCAGCAGGTAGGGCGTCGCGGCGTCGCGGCGCAGCCACGAGGAGACCAGGCGCCCGGTGCCCGGCATCGCCTGGGACAGCCCGGCGTCGCGATTGTCGAACCGGATCACCCGGAACCCGCGGTCCACCAGGCCCTGGCAGAACTCGTCGTCCCACCAGATCAACGGACCGCCCAGGCCCATGATCAGCAGCACCACCGGGCGTTCGGGCTCGCCGAGTACCTCGTAGCACAGCCGGACGCCGTTGACGTCGGCGAAGCACTCCCCCACGGCTCCCCAGAATAGCTACGGAGTCGCACCCGGGTAATAACTGTCCGTGCCGGTATGATCACGTATTGCACACGAATGGCCGGTCCCATTTCGGTTAGACGTGACTTACTCTCGAACGAGTACCCCCCGTGGGCGCCCGCTCCACGGTCAGGGCACAGGAGCCCGCCGCGATGAAGATCGGTTCTCTACCGCTGCCGCATCTCTCGCTGCCCTGGCCGAACACCGAAACCCACCCGGCACTGTGCGCCGACGGGTTCACCCGGCCCAGCAGCGCCCGCGCGCTGCTCGACGAGCGGCGCGCGGTGCGCGAGATCGCCGCGCTGGTGCGCGACCCGGTGTTCCGCACCGGGGCGCCCGCAGGTGCCGGCCGCCCGGTCATGCTGATCCCGGGTTTCGGCACCGGCGACATGTCGCTGACCCTGCTGTCCCGCTGGTTGGCCCGCAACGGGTGGGCC contains the following coding sequences:
- a CDS encoding alpha/beta fold hydrolase, with protein sequence MGECFADVNGVRLCYEVLGEPERPVVLLIMGLGGPLIWWDDEFCQGLVDRGFRVIRFDNRDAGLSQAMPGTGRLVSSWLRRDAATPYLLEDMAADAVGLLDHLGVAGAHVVGVSMGGMIAQEIAIQSPQRVLSLTSMMSTTGSRKVGWVAPRILARMFAAWPPGEEAYVERSVAGYRRIGSARFMATAVPRQADRARRTYRRGLNPAGTMRQIAAIVASPDRTAALAGIRVPTVVIHGTADPLVHVSGGKATARAIPGAELVLVPGMGHDMPMELWPVLWDAITRTASLARSSGQ